A single Triticum dicoccoides isolate Atlit2015 ecotype Zavitan chromosome 2A, WEW_v2.0, whole genome shotgun sequence DNA region contains:
- the LOC119353726 gene encoding signal recognition particle 14 kDa protein-like, which produces MLSRVDPSRRTPQAICICPTGELAQQVLIQADLFLNNLTSMCERSTEKGSMWVTMKRSSMKCQARLKKMASKGEPIEYWCLVCATDGKRNISTSGAPHPSLVHPQQQGAGPREQAALLVTWGQIE; this is translated from the exons ATGCTCAGCCGCGTCGACCCCAGCCGCAGGACTCCCCAGGCCATCTGCATATGCCCTACCGGGGAGCTTGCGCAGCAG GTGTTGATCCAGGCAGATCTCTTCCTGAACAATCTGACCAGCATGTGCGAGAGGAGCACAGAGAAGGGCTCTATGTGGGTCACCATGAAGCGAT CGTCGATGAAGTGTCAGGCTAGGTTGAAGAAGATGGCGAGTAAGGGGGAGCCTATTGAGTACTGGTGCCTGGTCTGTGCCACCGATGGCAAGAGGAACATCTCCACCTCG GGAGCTCCGCATCCGAGTCTCGTCCATCCTCAGCAGCAAGGAGCTGGGCCAAGGGAGCAAGCAGCGCTGCTGGTTACTTGGGGCCAGATCGAGTAA